The window ACCCGCAAGGCCCTTTCCCCCTTGCGGACCATGTACCGCAAGCTCACCGGCCTCAGCTTTGTGGAGCCGCGTGTCAGCCCTGTAGCGGACCTGCTGCAGACGGCCTTCTCCGCCGTGGGCAGGAAAGGGCATATCGTGGGCCCGACTCTGCTCATGCTGCAAGGGCTGGTCAGTCTGTTACGTGACCCCGAAGCTCTGCTGGAACATGCCCAGTCCATGCTCGATGGGAGAAATCCCGATGACATTCTGGCCGGGTTCACAGGGCCCGGCTCCCTGGTTCTGTCGG is drawn from Desulfovibrio psychrotolerans and contains these coding sequences:
- a CDS encoding DUF3150 domain-containing protein: VNTGLEDVVTGLGQTLFGEIAKAATDTWHKSFVGKTEVTRKALSPLRTMYRKLTGLSFVEPRVSPVADLLQTAFSAVGRKGHIVGPTLLMLQGLVSLLRDPEALLEHAQSMLDGRNPDDILAGFTGPGSLVLS